In the genome of Dermacentor silvarum isolate Dsil-2018 chromosome 1, BIME_Dsil_1.4, whole genome shotgun sequence, one region contains:
- the LOC119460912 gene encoding adult-specific rigid cuticular protein 15.7, with product MFAKCISSLLCLAVTVSAGIVASSGGHSVQHRKQDDYGNYQFGYDIVNGYGAVNGRHEAGGAYGPVHGSYYLGDIDGRHRQVHYVADKLGFRAVVKTNEPGTKTSAPASAPYVSANGKAVPAASVQPAPVAIVKPVIPAYGGHLGYGYGGGYGGAYGHAPVAAAVVAKAAVPVAAYAAAPHYGYGSVGALGHGYGLGYGGYGGYGGYGGYGHGYLG from the exons TGCATCTCTTCGCTCCTTTGCCTGGCAGTCACCGTCAGTGCTGGTATCGTCGCGTCTAGCGGAGGACACAGTGTGCAGCATCGGAAACAGGAC GATTACGGAAACTACCAATTCGGCTATGACATTGTTAACGGTTACGGTGCTGTCAACGGCCGTCACGAAGCTGGAGGCGCGTATGGTCCCGTGCACGGTTCCTACTACCTCGGAGACATCGACGGCCGCCACCGGCAGGTGCACTACGTGGCCGACAAGCTCGGGTTCCGCGCCGTCGTCAAGACCAACGAGCCTGGTACAAAGACCAGCGCGCCTGCGTCAGCTCCTTacgtgtcggccaatggcaagGCTGTACCTGCGGCTTCGGTACAACCGGCTCCGGTCGCCATTGTGAAGCCAGTGATCCCAGCTTACGGCGGACATCTTGGCTACGGTTACGGAGGAGGCTATGGGGGAGCCTACGGCCACGCACCCGTCGCCGCTGCTGTGGTCGCGAAGGCTGCCGTTCCGGTGGCTGCTTACGCAGCTGCTCCTCACTACGGTTACGGCAGTGTCGGTGCGCTTGGTCACGGCTACGGGCTTGGCTACGGAGGTTACGGTGGCTACGGGGGCTACGGAGGCTACGGGCATGGCTATCTGGGATAG